From Penicillium psychrofluorescens genome assembly, chromosome: 1, one genomic window encodes:
- a CDS encoding uncharacterized protein (ID:PFLUO_001942-T1.cds;~source:funannotate): MQIVQSHPIIKYYLDRVAPNCLEQWVDNLWTRILRRYFYLDKYGIEREARVAENSLIRANVIVSKEHSGQFCQFLFVESKRAPPANRMPSERWCDRAATQLSNYMAASREHLKTPSEAPKLFGIVSIGRYVRFYSMVQESNCLIPIDNITYDLKKDSNEIEDFLTEFEKCKL, encoded by the coding sequence ATGCAAATAGTACAAAGTCATCCGATCATCAAATACTACCTTGACAGGGTGGCCCCCAACTGCCTGGAGCAGTGGGTCGACAACCTGTGGACGCGGATACTGCGACGCTATTTTTATTTGGACAAGTACGGCATCGAACGCGAGGCCCGAGTGGCCGAGAACAGCTTGATTCGTGCGAATGTCATTGTCTCGAAAGAACACAGCGGACAGTTTTGTCAATTTCTGTTTGTTGAGAGCAAGCGAGCTCCCCCCGCCAACCGAATGCCCTCTGAAAGATGGTGTGATAGGGCAGCTACTCAGCTTTCAAATTACATGGCAGCCTCAAGAGAACACCTGAAGACGCCATCAGAGGCCCCCAAACTCTTCGGAATAGTTTCGATTGGCCGTTATGTTCGATTCTACTCTATGGTCCAGGAGAGCAACTGCCTCATTCCCATCGACAACATCACCTACGACCTCAAAAAGGATTCCAATGAAATTGAAGATTTTCTAACTGAGTTTGAGAAGTGCAAGCTATGA
- a CDS encoding uncharacterized protein (ID:PFLUO_001943-T1.cds;~source:funannotate) — MAEDFRDYKASNLRQNEYTNYATSKAANWIVADEAGKRYGKDGINSVTQNSGNLKTSIYNTQTKLMVFFINWLLYPPKLGVYTRLYASFSPEITEKQQGGYIIP, encoded by the exons ATGGCTGAGGACTTCCGAGATTATAAAGCCTCAAACCTAAGACAAAA CGAGTACACCAACTATGCCACGTCCAAGGCAGCAAACTGGATAGTTGCTGACGAGGCTGGGAAGCGCTATGGCAAGGACGGCATCAATAGCGTGACTCAGAATTCAGGCAACCTGAAGACCTCGATCTACAACACCCAGACCAAACTCATGGTGTTCTTCATAAATTGGCTACTATATCCACCAAAGCTGGGTGTCTATACCAGACTATATGCGAGCTTCAGCCCAGAGATCACAGAAAAGCAGCAGGGCGGCTACATCATCCCGTGA
- a CDS encoding uncharacterized protein (ID:PFLUO_001944-T1.cds;~source:funannotate) — protein MKSAFYAALAASASVVQANPVSKRAVTDADILNYALTLEHLEATFYAQGLQNYSHSDFVNAGYADPFYDNLMTVASDEKTHVNFLTSALQAAGAPATAECTYSFPATDVDSFVALANVLEGVGVSAYLGAAASIANKMYLTDAGSILTVEARHSSYLRAAAGEVPFAQPFDNPLDFDEVYTVASPFIVSCPSSNPPLPVKAFPSLTSTSTGTLLTGSNVSLATGKGFVASESVYAAFITVTGPIWATVTPSNGGYSVTIPSGVEGQSYVVLTSSNDKVSDSNIIAGPAILEIGAKNGRLTTGCTGGSNSTVGPSQSGQSGQSGQSGQSGQSGQSGQSGQSGQSGQSGQSGQSGQSGQSGQSGQSTQAATPSSPAIFTGAASSVQPAVGFLAAVIGVMLLQ, from the exons ATGAAGTCAGCTTTCTACGCTGCTCTTGCAGCGTCCGCCAGCGTTGTTCAAGCCAACCCGGTTTCCAAGCGTGCTGTTACTGATGCCGACATCCTCAACTATGCTTTGACTCTCGAGCACCTTGAGGCGACTTTCTATGCCCAGGGTCTCCAGAACTACTCGCATTCTGACTTTGTCAATGCTGGATACGCTGATCCATTCTACGACAACCTTATGACGGTTGCCTCTGATGAGAAGACGCACGTCAATTTTCTGACTAGCGCTCTCCAGG CCGCTGGTGCTCCCGCCACTGCTGAATGCACTTATTCCTTCCCGGCTACCGATGTGGACAGCTTTGTGGCCCTCGCCAACGTCCTTGAGGGGGTTGGTGTCAGCGCCTACCtcggagctgctgcttccaTCGCGAACAAGATGTACCTCACTGACGCGGGCTCCATCCTGACGGTTGAGGCCCGACACAGCTCTTACCTCCGCGCCGCTGCTGGCGAGGTTCCCTTCGCCCAGCCTTTCGACAACCCCCTCGACTTTGATGAAGTCTACACGGTTGCTTCTCCGTTTATTGTGTCTTGCCCCAGCAGCAATCCTCCTCTGCCCGTTAAGGCATTCCCCTCTTTGACTAGTACTTCGACCGGCACCCTTCTGACCGGATCCAATGTCTCCCTCGCCACAGGAAAGGGGTTCGTTGCCAGCGAGTCTGTCTACGCCGCTTTCATCACCGTCACTGGCCCCATCTGGGCTACTGTCACTCCTTCTAATGGCGGCTACTCCGTTACCATCCCCAGTGGTGTTGAGGGTCAGAGCTATGTCGTCCTCACCTCTTCCAATGACAAGGTCTCTGACAGCAACATCATTGCCGGGCCTGCAATTCTCGAG ATTGGTGCCAAGAATGGCCGCCTGACCACTGGCTGCACTGGTGGTAGCAACTCTACTGTCGGTCCGAGCCAGTCGGGTCAATCTGGTCAATCCGGTCAGTCTGGTCAATCCGGTCAGTCTGGTCAATCCGGTCAGTCTGGTCAGTCCGGTCAGTCTGGTCAGTCCGGTCAGTCCGGTCAGTCGGGTCAGTCGGGTCAGTCAGGTCAGTCTGGTCAGTCCACCCAGGCTGCTACTCCTAGCAGCCCCGCCATCTTCACGGGTGCCGCCTCAAGCGTCCAGCCTGCGGTTGGCTTCCTTGCTGCCGTTATTGGTGTCATGCTCCTGCAGTAA
- a CDS encoding uncharacterized protein (ID:PFLUO_001945-T1.cds;~source:funannotate) produces MKRAVNDATILNYALTLEHLEATFYQQGLQNYTHQDFLSAGFPDPFYSNLQQVASDEQTHVQFLTSALGAAGAPAVAQCSYSFPATDPKSFVSLANVLEGVGVSAYLGAAASIVNKTYLTAAGSILTVEARHNAYLRAAQGQVPFPQPFDNPLDFNEVYTVASPFITSCPSSNMQLPVKAFPSLTMTPTGNVMNGSTATLMAGPGFNSTNNSTLSAAFITVTGPVYTPLKSLNNGQFVVTIPGGIEGQSYVVLTSSMSGVSDDNIVAGPAILDVVTM; encoded by the exons ATGAAACGTGCGGTCAATGACG CAACCATTCTCAACTATGCATTGACGCTTGAACATCTCGAAGCAACTTTCTATCAGCAGGGCCTTCAAAACTACACTCACCAGGACTTTCTCAGTGCTGGATTTCCGGACCCTTTCTATTCCAATTTGCAACAAGTTGCATCAGACGAACAGACTCATGTCCAGTTCCTGACAAGCGCCCTAGGCG CCGCGGGTGCCCCAGCAGTTGCACAGTGCAGCTACTCGTTCCCAGCAACTGACCCGAAGAGTTTTGTTTCACTTGCAAATGTCTTAGAGG GGGTCGGAGTCAGTGCTTACCTTGGGGCGGCTGCTTCTATCGTCAACAAGACATATCTCACTGCGGCAGGAAGCATCCTCACTGTCGAGGCCCGCCACAATGCCTACCTTCGGGCTGCACAAGGCCAAGTCCCTTTTCCCCAGCCTTTCGACAACCCCCTTGATTTTAATGAGGTTTATACGGTTGCCTCGCCGTTTATTACTTCATGTCCTTCCAGCAACATGCAGCTTCCAGTGAAAGCTTTCCCGTCTCTCACAATGACTCCCACTGGGAATGTCATGAACGGATCCACGGCGACTTTGATGGCTGGTCCCGGATTTAACTCCACAAATAATTCGACCCTGTCAGCCGCTTTTATAACGGTCACCGGGCCTGTCTATACACCCCTCAAATCACTTAATAATGGTCAGTTTGTCGTGACTATTCCTGGAGGTATCGAGGGTCAGAGCTACGTTGTCTTGACGAGTAGTATGAGCGGCGTGAGTGATGATAATATCGTGGCTGGGCCAGCCATACTTGATGTGGTTACAATGTAA
- a CDS encoding uncharacterized protein (ID:PFLUO_001946-T1.cds;~source:funannotate): MARLSGLQREVLSLYRQCLREIRKKPTTEHTQESRANFKAYARAEFQKHLSVNKKDFGAIEYLLRKGQRQLELYAAPGIRNIR; encoded by the exons atggcgCGGCTCTCCGGTCTGCAGCGCGAGGTGTTGTCCCTGTACCGCCAATGTCTGCGCGAGATCCGGAAAAAACCTACT ACTGAACATACCCAGGAGTCCAGAGCCAACTTCAAGGCCTATGCCCG CGCGGAATTCCAAAAACATCTCTCGGTGAACAAGAAAGACTTCGGAGCCATCGAGTACCTGCTGCGCAAAGGCCAGCGCCAGCTGGAGCTGTACGCGGCCCCGGGAATTCGCAATATCCGTTGA
- a CDS encoding uncharacterized protein (ID:PFLUO_001947-T1.cds;~source:funannotate): MFSRSAMSFSRLIRFLAKDGNVYYGDAILPAGKSDIATATSAKVIQGDIFGQHRVTDQIADVKLLLSPLARKDIGTVRCLGLNYEQHARESNLPIPKYPVLFFKPVTAIAGPVDDIPVADIAQQGEGLDYECELVAVIGKEARNVPESQALDYVLGYAVGNDVSHRDWQIKRGGGQWGLGKGFDGWAPFGPGIVSSSVIADPNALHISTKLNGQTVQSSSTRDMIFGVAKTIAFLSQGTTLLPGDLIFTGTPQGVGMGRKPQLWLKDGDSVEVSLEGVGTCVNRVVYDKPAARL; encoded by the exons ATGTTCAGTCGCTCAGCCATGTCCTTCTCA CGACTCATCCGCTTCCTAGCCAAGGATGGCAACGTCTACTACGGTGACGCAATCCTCCCCGCCGGCAAGAGCGATATCGCAACAGCCACCAGCGCGAAGGTCATCCAGGgcgacatcttcggccagcACCGCGTGACCGACCAGATTGCCGAcgtgaagctgctgcttTCACCACTCGCCCGCAAAGATATCGGCACGGTGCGCTGTCTGGGCCTGAACTACGAGCAGCACGCCCGCGAGTCCAACCTGCCCATCCCGAAGTACCCGGTTCTGTTCTTCAAGCCCGTCACTGCGATCGCGGGTCCGGTCGATGATATCCCCGTCGCGGACATTGCCCAGCAGGGCGAGGGACTGGACTACGAGTGTGAGCTCGTCGCTGTCATTGGGAAGGAGGCCCGCAATGTGCCGGAGAGCCAGGCTCTCGACTATGTCCTCGGTTATGCGGTCGGGAATGACGTCTCCCACCGGGACTGGCAGATCAAGCGCGGCGGGGGCCAGTGGGGGCTGGGGAAGGGGTTTGATGGCTGGGCGCCGTTTGGGCCTGGTATCGTCTCGTCCAGTGTCATCGCTGACCCCAACGCTCTGCACATCTCGACCAAGTTGAATGGCCAGACTGTGCAGTCGTCCTCGACCCGGGATATGATCTTTGGCGTGGCCAAGACTATTGCGTTCCTGTCGCAGGGCACAACGCTCTTGCCCGGCGATCTGATCTTCACCGGAAC ACCCCAAGGCGTCGGCATGGGCCGCAAGCCCCAGCTGTGGCTGAAGGATGGCGATTCGGTGGAAGTGTCCCTCGAGGGCGTGGGAACGTGTGTCAACCGGGTGGTATACGATAAGCCTGCTGCCCGGCTGTGA
- a CDS encoding uncharacterized protein (ID:PFLUO_001948-T1.cds;~source:funannotate) — translation MNHFPEAWGRPRDDVYGAYNSTYLQTSGPKAHTTSPAVTGTSVLGVKFKGGVVLATDNLASYGSLARFTDVKRLRVFGGKAVVGFGGDVSDMQYIDRLLESIDIRENYSSHGNMLNAKNLHTYLAKVFYKRRSEFNPLWNHILVAGFDADDQPFLSSADLLGTTFSSPHLATGFGAHLAVPILRRKFPDERGIETISREEAIEALKECLKVLFYRDARSLDKYSIAVITQEGIDLREDEQIEGQSWAFAETIRGYGSQTS, via the exons ATGAATCACTTTCCTGAAGCTTGGGGTCGT CCCAGGGACGATGTCTACGGCGCCTACAACAGCACCTACCTCCAGACCTCCGGCCCTAAGGCCCACACAACGTCTCCCGCCGTGACGGGAACATCAGTGTTGGGCGTTAAGTTTAAAGGCGGCGTTGTTCTCGCGACCGATAACCTGG CATCGTACGGATCTCTAGCCCGATTCACGGACGTCAAGCGTCTGCGTGTGTTTGGCGGCAAGGCAGTCGTCGGATTCGGCGGCGATGTGTCTGACATGCAATACATCGACCGACTGCTCGAATCGATCGACATTCGCGAGAACTACTCCTCGCACGGCAACATGCTCAACGCCAAGAACCTGCACACCTACCTGGCGAAGGTGTTCTACAAACGCCGCTCCGAGTTCAACCCGCTGTGGAACcacatcctcgtcgcgggcttcgacgccgacgaccAGCCGTTCCTCAGCTCCGCCGATCTGCTGGGCAcgaccttctcctcgccgcacCTGGCCACCGGGTTCGGTGCCCACCTTGCCGTTCCGATTCTGCGTCGTAAATTCCCTGATGAGAGGGGTATCGAGACGATCAGCCGTGAAGAGGCCATTGAGGCGCTGAAGGAATGCTTGAAGGTTCTGTTCTACCGTGACGCGCGGAGTCTGGACAAGTACTCGATAGCGGTGATCACGCAGGAGGGCATTGACTTGCGGGAGGATGAGCAGATTGAAGGCCAGAGCTGGGCGTTTGCCGAGACCATCAGGGGCTACGGGTCGCAGACCAGTTAG
- a CDS encoding uncharacterized protein (ID:PFLUO_001949-T1.cds;~source:funannotate), translating to MSSRSGSIDSADSADSVPPTQDEQGPARIYPISKSSFRRHYEIKSPDNRTLFYADVSSLTRNKPDITLHAGSDTSAPIVAVSQFLKLSHNYKLGLGNPDDPGNMQWEDMRRESIRGNKHRIEMNIRDSSSPDTPTQRRSFLWKRTRHVMVEDSTRRWGSVRNYKLVDERSDQVVAVFTSERTYSKCGKIQIKVEYGDDFDRIVFISCLSLYEKAKRRARAASAGGGGA from the coding sequence ATGTCTTCCCGCTCAGGCTCAATAGACTCGGCAGACTCGGCGGACTCGGTGCCCCCAACTCAGGACGAGCAAGGCCCAGCTCGTATCTATCCGATCTCCAAGAGCTCCTTCCGCCGACACTATGAGATCAAATCGCCGGACAACCGAACCCTCTTCTACGCCGATGTCTCCTCATTGACACGGAACAAGCCCGACATCACCCTCCATGCGGGCAGCGACACCAGTGCGCCAATTGTGGCAGTCAGCCAGTTCCTCAAACTGTCACACAACTACAAGCTGGGTCTGGGCAACCCCGATGACCCAGGAAACATGCAATGGGAGGATATGAGACGAGAGAGCATTCGCGGCAACAAACACCGCATTGAAATGAACATTCGCGACTCCTCCAGTCCAGACACTCCCACCCAGAGACGCTCTTTTCTGTGGAAGCGCACGCGCCATGTCATGGTGGAGGACTCGACGCGGAGGTGGGGGAGCGTGCGCAACTACAAGCTGGTGGACGAGAGGTCCGACCAAGTCGTGGCTGTTTTTACAAGCGAGCGGACTTACAGCAAGTGTGGAAAGATCCAGATCAAGGTGGAATATGGGGACGATTTTGATCGAATTGTCTTCATTTCCTGCCTGAGCCTGTATGAGAAGGCCAAACGGCGCGCTCGGGCTGCGTCGgcaggcggcggtggcgccTAG
- a CDS encoding uncharacterized protein (ID:PFLUO_001950-T1.cds;~source:funannotate), which translates to MLSLDAYDSSEDEVETYPPSDKSQRKQSPPPTAGTAPIQDRTPLDRKHPQAQPAATEVPSGPVLGPASAQTPSNEPLEAGRSSPFSTSRALIQDLTLPPVPNLDIPPSPPGSPDPAANAKFEHFLSLKAQGVHFNSKLASSSSLKNPSLLMKMMEHAGIEEQSQYDTSLPDEVWSTSNLPPWGFKEELLKTQQEVRQKSEANKSSRDSIEFVSGSRKANS; encoded by the exons ATGCTCAGTCTGGATGCCTACGACAGCAGCGAAGACGAGGTAGAGACATATCCTCCCTCTGATAAATCCCAGCGCAAGCAGTCTCCACCACCTACAGCTGGAACCGCCCCAATTCAAG ATAGGACACCACTGGATCGCAAGCACCCCCAAGCGCAACCTGCCGCCACTGAAGTCCCGAGCGGACCAGTTCTTGGACCGGCGTCCGCGCAAACCCCATCCAACGAGCCCTTGGAAGCCGGCCGTTCCTCTCCCTTTTCAACCTCGCGAGCCCTGATTCAGGATTTGACTCTGCCTCCAGTGCCCAATCTGGACATaccaccatctccgccggGGTCTCCGGACCCAGCGGCCAATGCGAAATTTGAGCATTTCCTCTCCTTGAAAGCACAAGGCGTACACTTCAACTCCAAGTtggccagctcctcgtcATTGAAAAATCCCAGCTTGCTCATGAAAATGATGGAGCATGCTGGTATTGAAGAGCAATCGCAGTATGATACGTCTTTGCCGGACGAGGTGTGGAGTACCTCCAATCTACCGCCTTGGGGGTTCAAggaagagctgctcaagACCCAGCAGGAAGTTCGACAGAAAAGTGAAGCGAACAAGTCATCCAGGGACTCGATTGAATTTGTTTCTGGCTCCCGGAAGGCCAATTCTTGA
- a CDS encoding uncharacterized protein (ID:PFLUO_001951-T1.cds;~source:funannotate), translating into MTSLMGHPSGQTVGYSFSQPTAAPVKEHSFYPYTDNGGSTLGITGSDFAILAGDTRSTSGYSINSRMVPKVFKIGGDDETGKGAHILLSVVGFAADGNALKERLDAVVKMYKYQHGKSMSVTACAQRLSTILYGKRFFPYYVHVILAGLDEEGKGALYSYDPVGSYEREECRAAGAASSLIMPFLDNQVKFKNQYVPGSGEGHALQPKKAEPLPRETVEQLVRDAFTSAVERHIEVGDNLQMMIITRDGIEEIFHPLKKD; encoded by the exons ATGACGTCCCTCATGGGTCACCCCAGCGGTCAGACCGTTGGGTATTCCTTCTCCCAGCCGACAGCTGCTCCTGTCAAAGAACATTCCTTCTACCC GTACACCGACAATGGCGGTTCCACGTTGGGCATCACGGGCTCTGACTTCGCTATCCTGGCCGGCGACACCCGTTCCACGAGTGGGTACAGCATCAACTCTCGCATGGTGCCGAAGGTTTTCAAGATTGGTGGGGACGACGAGACTGGCAAGGGAGCCCACATCCTTCTCTCGGTCGTTGGTTTTGCCGCGGACGGCAATGCTCTCAAGGAACGCCTGGATGCCGTGGTGAAGATGTACAAATACCAACATGGGAAATCCATGTCGGTCACAGCATGTGCGCAGCGCCTGTCCACCATTCTATACGGGAAACGGTTCTTCCCTTACTACGTGCACGTCATCCTGGCCGGgttggacgaggagggcaaggGAGCCTTGTACAGCTACGACCCTGTGGGCTCATACGAGCGGGAGGAATGCCGTGCGGCCGGTGCAGCATCAAGCCTGATCATGCCCTTCCTCGACAACCAGGTCAAGTTCAAGAACCAGTACGTGCCTGGCAGCGGCGAGGGCCATGCGCTACAACCGAAGAAGGCGGAGCCTCTGCCCCGAGAGACGGTGGAACAGCTCGTGCGGGATGCGTTCACCAGTGCCGTGGAACGACACATCGAGGTGGGTGACAACTTGcagatgatgatcatcacCCGGGATGGAATTGAGGAGATATTCCACCCGTTGAAGAAGGATTAA
- a CDS encoding uncharacterized protein (ID:PFLUO_001952-T1.cds;~source:funannotate), translating into MPAPTALRQPEEASVPQQTNIPADQDDEILIDAQATAEQSSRPVVDSAEDEMRIDEEGRPVFTPSQETSAAYKVESRKVPVPPHRMTPLKANWAKLCPPIVEHLKLQVRMNIKSRAVELRTSKFTTDVGALQKGADFVKAFTLGFDLDDAIALLRLDDLYIETFEIKDVKTLNGEHLGRAIGRIAGKDGKTKFAIENASRTRVVLADAKIHILGGFKNIHIAREAIVSLILGSPPGKVYGNLRTVASRMKERF; encoded by the exons ATGCCGGCACCTACTGCTCTTCGGCAGCCAGAGGAGGCCTCGGTGCCCCAGCAGACAAATATTCCAGCCG ACCAAGACGACGAGATTTTGATCGACGCCCAAGCCACAGCCGAGCAATCGAGTAGGCCAGTGGTCGACTCGGCAGAGGATGAGATGCGtatcgacgaggagggtcGACCGGTGTTCACGCCCTCCCAAGAAACCAGCGCAGCGTACAAGGTGGAATCCCGCAAGGTGCCTGTGCCGCCACACCGCATGACGCCGCTCAAGGCGAACTGGGCAAAGCTCTGCCCTCCAATAGTGGAACATCTTAAACTGCAAGTGCGGATGAATATCAAGAGTCGCGCGGTGGAGCTGCGGACATCCAAGTTCACGACCGATGTGGGAGCCCTGCAAAAGGGTGCCGATTTCGTCAAGGCCTTCACCCTCGGCTTTGACCTCGATGATGCGATCGCGCTGCTTCGACTGGACGACTTGTACATTGAGACCTTTGAGATCAAAGACGTCAAGACCCTCAACGGCGAACACCTGGGTCGTGCCATTGGCCGCATTGCTGGAAAGGACGGGAAAACCAAGTTTGCCATCGAAAATGCCAGTCGCACCCGAGTGGTCCTGGCCGACGCAAAGATCCACATCCTTGGTGGGTTCAAGAACATCCATATCGCTCGCGAGGCCATTGTCAGCCTCATTCTGGGCAGTCCTCCG GGCAAGGTCTATGGTAACCTTCGCACGGTGGCATCACGAATGAAGGAACGGTTTTGA
- a CDS encoding uncharacterized protein (ID:PFLUO_001953-T1.cds;~source:funannotate) — translation MSANFGRRLYSHLWESAPFFGRIRTTRSTASPRAFHSYPRTAFSTGRVITRRVASGGFLVVGVSPSSTAAEASAACIGPSRKIAAQYLWKRALHTPNHDRRAKTPQDNDSSHTKASTNNSSPKTSPPQNSSPQPPPQGLHQRHLMDRLPHMPHLHRPTKEELLAAATGFWSRLKVRFKWFSIRSVRPFNLDEITALFSWVLLGHVVWVVLGTTTFFSLLILAINTVFAQETLAGWIGNYLTKSSGVKVVFESAIVPKWRGGVITFKNVFVSKRPGQGTGYVSKGSSKTAAAAAAVAAARGDVVSEDVLLVSEEEDTNYTQFDLSIETVNVTLSFTRWLNGKGLLRDVEVNGIRGVVDRRSVHWSDEDYLDPKTYRHEHNPGDFEIDSFKMHDVLVSVYQPDNFRPFSVSIFSCDLPQLRKQWLFYDFLSANMISGSFDNSLFTIHPRQTHGFTGARLDDGAEDSKSSPWKQHNRIRVDGLSIDHLNRGVQGPFSWIHEGTVDIVADIMLPTDNDESLAKVMADFYDRLEATVSSNQYSESVPYGPEQQTDDTPGADRRFLVMDLRIHLNNVRAVVPIFTRDLSYINNALIRPIVAYINSKRTFIPINCRLVKRVIDFDGSWTIFDSGLMDDLSAATYDAFARDVVDDQARKRRFKKVGFWSLQLAAQAIFMGMAGNIA, via the exons ATGTCTGCCAACTTCGGACGCCGGCTATACTCCCATCTCTGGGAGAGCGCTCCTTTCTTTGGCCGCATCCGCACAACCCGCAGCACCGCTAGCCCGCGCGCCTTCCACAGCTATCCCAGAACCGCCTTCTCGACGGGAAGAGTCATCACCCGGAGAGTCGCCTCTGGCGGCTTTCTTGTGGTAGGCGTCTCTCCAAGCTCGACGGCAGCCGAGGCCAGTGCAGCATGTATCGGGCCCTCGAGGAAGATCGCCGCCCAGTATCTCTGGAAGCGAGCTCTTCACACACCTAATCACGATCGACGTGCCAAAACACCCCAAGATAATGACTCCTCTCACACGAAAGCGTCTACGAACAACTCCTCTCCCAAAACCTCCCCTCCTCAAAACTCCTctcctcaaccaccaccgcaaGGACTGCACCAGCGCCATCTGATGGATCGCTTGCCACACATGCCGCATCTCCATCGGCCAACGAAGGAAGAACTTCTTGCCGCCGCAACTGGATTTTGGTCGCGCCTCAAGGTGCGTTTCAAATGGTTCTCTATACGAAGCGTACGGCCATTCAATTTGGATGAGATCACCGCACTCTTCTCGTGGGTTCTGCTAGGCCATGTGGTGTGGGTAGTCCTGGGAACGaccactttcttctcgctgcTTATTCTTGCTATCAACACGGTCTTTGCCCAAGAAACTCTAGCGGGATGGATCGGCAATTACCTGACAAAATCGTCCGGAGTGAAAGTTGTTTTCGAGTCTGCCATCGTGCCCAAGTGGAGGGGCGGAGTCATTACGTTCAAAAACGTCTTTGTGTCGAAGCGGCCGGGCCAGGGGACAGGATATGTTAGTAAGGGGTCGTCGAAGAcggccgctgctgcggcagctgtCGCCGCAGCCCGTGGGGACGTTGTATCAGAAGATGTACTACTAGTgtctgaagaagaagacaccAACTATACCCAGTTCGATCTATCCATCGAGACGGTCAACGTCACTCTGTCGTTTACGAGGTGGCTGAACGGGAAGGGCTTGCTTCGTGATGTCGAGGTGAACGGGATCCGGGGAGTGGTCGACCGTCGGTCCGTCCACTGGTCGGATGAGGATTATCTAGATCCCAAGACCTACCGGCATGAGCACAATCCCGGGGACTTTGAGATCGACTCGTTCAAGATGCACGACGTACTAGTCTCGGTCTACCAGCCGGACAATTTCCGGCCCTTCTCCGTCAGCATCTTCTCGTGTGATCTTCCTCAGCTGCGGAAGCAATGGCTTTTCTATGACTTCCTCTCAGCCAACATGATCTCGGGATCTTTTGACAATTCTCTGTTCACCATCCACCCTCGTCAGACTCACGGCTTCACGGGTGCCCGATTAGACGACGGGGCAGAGGATAGCAAGTCCAGCCCGTGGAAACAGCATAACCGCATACGGGTTGACGGTCTCAGCATTGATCATCTCAACCGCGGTGTGCAGGGTCCATTCTCGTGGATTCATGAAGGCACGGTGGATATCGTGGCGGACATCATGCTGCCTACGGACAACGATGAGAGCCTGGCCAAGGTCATGGCCGACTTCTACGATCGATTGGAAGCCACCGTCAGCTCCAACCAGTACTCCGAATCAGTCCCCTACGGGCCGGAGCAGCAGACCGACGACACCCCCGGGGCAGACCGGCGATTCCTTGTCATGGATCTGCGCATCCACCTCAACAACGTCCGGGCCGTGGTGCCCATCTTCACCCGGGACTTGTCCTACATCAACAACGCCCTCATCCGCCCGATCGTCGCGTACATCAACTCGAAGCGCACCTTCATTCCGATCAACTGCCGCTTGGTCAAGCGTGTGATCGATTTCGACGGCAGCTGGACCATCTTCGACAGTGGTCTGATGGACGAcctgtcggcggcg ACGTACGATGCCTTTGCGCGGGACGTGGTGGATGATCAGGCGCGGAAACGGCGGTTTAAGAAAGTGGGCTTCTGGTCGCTGCAACTGGCGGCGCAGGCTATTTTCATGGGCATGGCCGGCAACATTGCCTGA